DNA sequence from the Deltaproteobacteria bacterium HGW-Deltaproteobacteria-2 genome:
TCACTACGATGGAATATAACCTGGTGGAACATATCGTTCGTAACGATGAGGTTCCACCTCTGTGTCACCCGTTTCTACATGAATGGAGAGGAGCAACGACTCGAGAATATCCATCGAAATCTGAAGACTATAGATAACGGCATCCCGTAGCGGCGCCCCCATGGCTACAAGTTCCGCAATCATCAGAGAGTGCCGTATAGAGATATCAATAGGCGTCTGTTTATTACCCCTCAGTTTGCTTACAATATTGAGAATATCAGTTGCCAGAGACGGCGTAATACCGGTTTTAGAAACGAGGATCTCTTTTTCTACATTCACAGGAGGGTATTGCAGATGAATGCGATAAAACCGGTCTTTCAGCGCGGCATCCATCTCATCGGTACCCGAAAATTCTACACCTTCATTCATCGTAGCAAAAAAAATCACCCGGGGAGCTACACCAACCATTCCAAGCTCATCAATCCAGATACTTCGCTCCTCTGATAGTACTGAAAACAGCTCATTCAGGGCATGGGGATTTTCCGACCTGTTGATTTCTTCCAGATGTATGACACACCCGGGAACACGAATCGCCTTGGGAAACAGGAAACTCTGATAAAAGGTCTCGCCATCTTTCAACCTCTGCTGCCCGAAAAGTTGCCCGGCCTCTGAGAGAAGCCCTACCTGAAAGGTAACCATAGGCCTCTGATAATAACTGGCAAACTGTCTCACCAGCGAAGATTTGCCGCATCCCTGATGACCGGTGATCAGGATGTTGATCGGATGCTTGTCTGAGAGTTTCGCCATCCTGTCTATATTAATTCTGTCCTCATCGAGAATAAAATAATTTGGATCTAAGGGTGGAACCTTCAACTGTTTTGCAAATTCATCCATGTTCAAATCCTCCGACCGTTCCTTAGCAATTCATTCTCACTGTGCCCATGGAGTAAATATCTCATCGGGGTGATCGAAAATATAGCCCATGGTTCTCCCCGCATGCTCCCGAGTAGCCTGTGCCTGCTCTTCATTGAAATTCATTGATTTAATCCACTGTTCCAAAAGCACCCCGCCGGGTTTCCACATCTCCATCGTCTCCCATTCCGAAACCCAGGCTTTGATCTTTACTCCATGCTGCTGGAGTATCTGCCAGATCTCTTCACTTTTACGCTTATCGCAGTATACCATCATGACAAGCTCCGTCAGACCTAGGTTTGCAGGAGGTATACGATCATATTTGATGCAGGGTATCGTTTCGTTTTCTACGTACGGATCAAGTTTTCGGGCCCATTCATCAAGCTGTGATTTATCTCCAAAGAAAATCCACTTCCCCCAGTATTTAAGAACCTCACCGTTGGTAAGTTCTCGTCCCTCATACACCGTATACTTCTTGCCTTCGAATATTTTTGGATGGAATACAAAGATAAAATGGGAATCCGGTTCATCTAAAATCATTTTTTATCACCCGCCCGCCGCAAAAGGAATAATACTGACCTCATCGCCATCCTTCACAGGAGTGGCCAGGCCGTTAAGTGATCGGAGATTTTGTCCGTCAATAAAAATCATAACGGAACTATTAATTTCTCCCTTCTCATCAAATACCCTATGTCTAAAACCGGGGAATTTAGATTCAAGATCATCAATGCACTCCCCTATGGTTTTACCCTCACAGAGGACCTGTTCTGAGCCTCCGATCCAACCTTTTAATGAACCCGGAACTATCAATGAAATGCTCATTTTATTTCACTATAATCTAAAATGTTTTTTTGATAAGAATTGTTTTTTCGCTAAAGAGTATATGAAGAAGGATTTTACTTGTCAAGATGATTTAGGACTTTTCGTCATTTGGTTCCAGTAACTGATTCTATCCCCTGATGGAAACAGTATTTGCGCTACAAGATTTAATTGACATACAAGATCATGCTTCCTATACTTCCGTTCACAAAGATGACGTTCTTATCAAAATAATAATTCAATCTGACTGACTTCTATAAACCACAGGAGAAAAAAGACATCCCTCATGCCCGCATGATCGTTTACAATGGAGTGGGCCATGTGCCCATGAAAGAGCTCCCGAAAATTACGGCAAAGGACGCGGGAGCGTTTTTAAGTGGCCGATAACTTTTCCCCGCCGTATCTCTTAACTTTCACGTTACTCTTTTTCAATTGTTAATCTTCAGTTTTCCCAGATTAATTAATATATTTGTTTGCAGTAAAGGTGCCTCTATAGTGCCATAAGATGACCTTCAGGTTATTCAGGGTATTTAGGTATAAATCCTGTAAGATTCTTATACAATTCGACAAGTCGAGATTATCCTGACGGCATGTAAAAATATGGTCCGTTATTATAACTGCCCGTAATGTTTCAATTATTTTCTAAATTCCCACAATATTTCAATCCCAGGCAGGCACTTTTTACTCCCCCAATCTTGCGGCCATAATATACTCAAATATTAACTTGACAAATAATTACATGTATGAATTTTTATATAATGAACATTCATTATAAAATGAAGTTCAATAAAATTTTTTTAAAGTGCTTTAATCGTATTTCGGGAAGGAGTGTTTTATGAAACAAAGGGTTGTAGGGCTTCTATGCATGGGGCTCATCGTGTTTTTTATCGGAGCCTTGTCTCAAGTAGCATGGGGAGCTGATAACGTTAAACAAATTAGAAACGGTAAAACAGTATATGTTCTTAAGATGGGTACGCTGGCTCCGGATGGAGTGGGCTGGGCTGCCTTAATCAAAGACATGGTTACTCCCGGAATGTACAAGGCGACAAACGGACAGGTAGTTTTGGATTGGTATTGGGGCGGTTCAATGGGCGATGACCAGGATATATTAGCCAAGTTGCGCAATATGCAGTTGCATGGAGGCGCATTTTCCGGACAGGGACTGGTAATGGCTTGCCCGGAATTATCATTGATGGAACTCCCGTTCCTGTTTGATAATTATGACGAGGTGGAATATGTTTACTCCAAGCTAAGACCCCGCATTAGTAAGTGGTTTGAAAAGAGGGGGTATCACCTTATTTTGATGGGAGAACAGGATTTTGACCAAATCTATTCCACGAAACGTGAAATCAAAACTCCTGAGGATTTTAAGAACAGCCGTGTCATAACATGGTACGGACCGTTGGAAGAGAGAACTTTGAAAGCCATGGGCGCAAGTCCATTGCCGATTCGCGTGCCTGAGATAGCTGCTTCCATCCGTACAGGCGTTTGCGATGCCTTCATCACCCCGGCTCTCTGGGCGGTTGGTACTCAGATGTATACAGTCATGAAATACATTAATCCTATTCACATACGATATTCGCCGGCAGGCGGCATGCTCACGATACCGACATGGAACCTGTTGCCTAAGGATGTTCAAGTTGCTATGGATAATTATGCAATGGCAATAGAAAAAGAATTCAGGCAGAAAGTCCGCGCAAGCAATGAAAAATCCCTGAAAGCCATGTATAAATACGGCATGAAAGAAGTTAAGATGACGCCGGCTGAGATTGATGTTTGGAAAAAGAGACTCATTCCTATTTGGGATGAATTTGCCGCAAAGGGATACTATTCCAAAGCCGAACTGGAAGAGGTTAAGGGCTATTTAGCGGAATTTAGAAGCAAGCGTAAAAAATAATATAGTTATCTTAGTTTTCCCCTGCGGCAAACACCGCAGGGGAAAACAGCATAGTGACACTCGCTGAGAGCAAGCGAGTTGGGACGCTGCTAACTCTTCACTCTTCATAGTTTTTTCTTAATTACTTAAATCTATCTTTTTAACATAGACCATAGCTGATCCGTTGCCGTTAAATCTTTTTTGACAGACTGATTATTCTTGTGTTACAAGTTAAGCGTGAAAGATAAAACCCTTTCACTAACCGCAATAAATCCGCTGAAAGATTTACGAATACGACACAATAACTCACTTACTGAAGCACGGGGAATGCAAGAATTGGTTAAAGTATGGTGGATTGCCTTTCGTTATCATTTTGTCCCTGCCAGTTTTCTGCCGGCCATTTTGGGCACAGTTGTGGCCTGGGCGCTAACCGGTTTCATGAATCAATGGTTTTTCTTGCTGACAGTGCTGGGAGTGACGCTCAACCATATAGCGTTGAATATGACTGACGACTATTTCGATTATCACGCCGCCGTCGATTGCCCCGATAAAAGAAATCCCTATGCCGGCGGCAGCGGCACATTAACCAGAGGCATGATTCAGCACAAACATATGCGCATGGTTTTTACATCTTTCTATCTGTTAACCATCATCATCGGACTGTATCTTTGCACGGTTCAGACTTGGTGGATACTTGCCTTCGGTTGCCTCGGTATGGGAAGTTCCTACTTCTACACAGCGCCGCCGATCCGATACGGCTACCGCGGTCTTGGAGAAATTTCTCAATTAATCAATTTCAGTTTCACCATCGGCATGGGAGCCTTTGTCGTGCAGACGATTTCTTTTTCCCGGGAGGCCTTTCTGGTTTTGTTACCTATGGGCTTCATGATGTTTGCCATGATAATAATCAACGAAATACCGGACAGAAACGACGACGCAGCGGCAGGTAAAAACAATCTGGTTGTCAGGTTCGGCGCAGAAAAAGCTTTCTGGCTTTACGGTATCGCCATGACTTTGGCATATTCAACAATTTTATTCGCACCGCTATTGAATATGGCAAGTTTTTGGATTTATCTTGCTTTTGTAACTCTGCCCTGGACAGTGCAGGCATTCAGCATCCTGAGCAAGTACTTCAACGAACCATCTCTGCTGATACCGGCAAATTTGCTGACCATCCGTGCTCATCATCTGACAGGAATATTGTTAATCATTGCCTATCTCATTCAGGGAATGCAAAATCAGCGCGAATTCCAGCCGGCCTTTTTTGCTTTGCTGCTTCTGGCAGTTTTTTATCTGCCGGCTGCCGTGCCCGTGCTTTTCAAAGGAAATAAAAATAGCCAGCCCGCAAGTTGATAAACTTTGGAGGCATTTGGCTTGAAATTCGTTCAGAAAAACAATAAACTCAACCCAGAGAGGTGCATAACATGGAGATCGACCGGGAAACTTTATTAAAGCACGATGGCAAGGAAGGCCGCCCTGCTTATGTCGCTGTGGAAGGCAAGATCTATGAAGTTACGGGCAACCGACTCTGGAAAAACGGTATGCATATGAACCGGCATCAGGCAGGTACCGATCTGACAGAGGCCATTGCCGCCTCACCACACGGCAAGGACATCCTGATAAAGATTCAGGAAAAAGGCACACTGGCTAAAGAAAAAGCGGACAGACCACCGTTTCTTCCGGAATGGCTGATGCAGTTTATGGAAGCCTATCCATTTTTTAAGAGGCATCCGCATCCCATGGTCGTTCATTTTCCCATGGCCGTCTTTATCATCGCGCCTCTTTTTCTCGCCTGGTATTACCTGATCAGTCCGTTACAGGGACTTCTTGATGCCATTTTCTACCTCTACATTCTGGGAACACTTTCTTTGCCGGTAGCCATCGGTACTGGACTCCTCGCCTGGCTTGTTAATTATTCGGGCAAAGCTAACCCGCTAATTATAAGGAAAACTATTTTTTCCTTTTTGCTGTTGATTGCCGATCTGATCATCATGGCGGCTCTCATATTCAAGCCCGCAATCCTGCAAAACCCTGCAGGAACGGATTTGATTGTGCCGGTCTTGATTTTCTTTTGCCTGCCGGTGGTCTCACTTATCGGCGAGCATGGCGGCAAGTTGGTTTTTCCCGTGTTGAAAAACAAATAACCCGATCAGTCTCCTTGCCCAAAGGGAACTCAAGAATAAAAATTCTTTCCAACCCTCCCCCTTACCCCCCTCGAAAGAGGGATTTTGTCATTGATTTCCTGTTTTTTCTTGCAATGTTGTTTCAATGGAGTTATTTAAAACGCGATTCGATAATATCCTGCATTATGCGGAGGACGTCGATGATGCCTGTGGTTCCGCATGTTTCACTAAAATAAATTAGCAATTTTAACGGAGATCTGAAATTTTATATTTCGAGGCCTGACTCCGTGAACGATATATTACAATTTTTCAAATTAACTAAAAGGAGTAATTTCGTTATGAAAAAGATAAAAATTGGTCGACTTGCTCTGATGTCTTTATTCTGCGTCATAGTTCTTTCGGCCTGCGCAAGTGCACCGGTTGGCAAATATAAGGTGCTGAAGGATTCAAGCCAGTCTCTTTTAACGAATACAACGGACACGTACACGCGAATTGAAAAACTTCAGGCACGTTTTGTCGTAACCGCAGCTGAAGACAAGCCGATAGATTTAAACACCTTCAAGCCGTTGATAGGTGGGCAGAGTTTTGATATTACTCCTGCTCTAAGATACAGAGAGCAAGCTTTCGAGGTTCTTGTAAAATACCTCAATGTATTGAGTGTACTGGCTTCAAAAGATTATTTGTCAGATATCGACAAGGCTTCCATAGAACTTTCAAGTAGCCTGCAAACATTGATAGAAAAAACAAATGCTGTTGATGCTGCTAACGCCGCAAAAGTTGCAGGAATTTTTGGAACACTGGTTGATACATTAAGCCGGCCCATCGTTGAAGCAAAGCGAATTGATGCATTAAAAACCATCATGGATTCGTCACAGGAGGATCTGCAAACACTTACGAAGCTCCTAACGGGAAGCAATACAAAAATTAAAGGATTTATTGAAGAGGCTCGCAAATCAATCATTAACCATGCAAATGCAGCCAGACCCCAGTATAACTCGCCCCTTCGTTATGACTATGACAAAAATATTGCCGATCAATTACAGGAAATCGAGGAGATATCGGCATCACTGGATGCAATCAACAAAGGAATAGAAAAAATACCTGCCGCACATAAAGAAATAAGAGTTTCATTAGATCAAAAACAAAATAGCATTGAAGCACTGAAAGGCTTGGTCCAGGAAGTCCAGAGGGCGAATAAATTCTATAGAAGCCTGTCTCAGACAAAATCATAAATGGAGGTAGATACATGAGCCATGAATTAGTGGAAAAAACTGCCGGCCTGGCATCACGCGTCAACAACCTTGCTGTTAAACAGTCGGGTATTTCCAGCAGGCAGCTGTTGATTCAACAGGATAAGCTGATCAAGCTTGCGATGGTTGCTATTGTACAAGATCTCGAATGCGAAAAGCCAGCGTACAAAAAAGCCATAGATGGTCTAAATAAAGCAATAAAGGCAGTTGATGACGCGGATAAGGATATTTCTAAAGTTGGTGACGCGATCAAACGGGTAAAGCAGGCTATCGATCTGATAACTAAAGTAGTAGAGGTAGCGGCCGCATCAGCATGTATTTAAAATAAAGCATTAGAAAAGTTTCATCTCTGCGATATTCGAATGGACATCGGTAATGTCCATTAACCGCCATCATAACCGATAGACTTAATAAAATATCAATTGCCGTATAATTGCAGGAGGAAAGTTATGGGAAAAGGCGCTGGCAAAAAACATGATAAGAAAAGTTTTTATGTTATCGGCGACAGTGAAGACTTGGAATATTTTGGAGCAAAGAATATTATCGATGCCGAATTACAGTTAATTAACAAAAAATATGAAAAAGAACCAAAACAAACTAAAGATCTCGCAGGCCTTTCTCTTTCCGGCGGAGGGATTCGTTCCGCCAGCTTTTCTCTGGGCATCATGCAGGCGCTGGCTTATAAAAACTGGTTGAGTAAAATAGACTATCTTTCAACCGTATCCGGCGGCGGATATATCGGGACCAGTCTGACCTGGCTTTTAAGTAAGAAATGGCAATTGTTAGATAAAGACTTTGATACCAGCCCTGACAATTTTCCTTACGTTACTTATCCGATGTGCGGTAAAGTGAATAACAAACCGGATGAAGACTGTACAAAAGACTCGATGAGCGTGAAGGTCCGCGGTAAGCTGCTGCATTATTTGCGGCAAAATGCCAAATACCTTACTCCCGGCAGCGGCATCAACATCTTTTCGCTTATAGCTGTTTTGCTGCGTGGAATTGCCCTCGGACTGTTTACGTATTTTGCACTGCTCGTCCTTCTTTTCTTACTGCTTAATATGTCGAGTTTATATTGTCCGATAATGCTTCCGGGTTTAAACTGTTTCCTGTTAACAGCATCTTTGATATTGGTATCGTATCTTGTAACGCTGCCGTTTTATTCCCTTGGAACATATATTTTCAAACGTACAAAGAACAAGGCTTATTTTCTGCGCCGCGGCTATGAAAAGTTAGCGGGAATTCTTTTGCCTTTGGCTCTCGCATTGGCGGTTTTGGGCAGCATACCTTTTGTAAGTGAATGGTTAGACAAAAGTCTGAATTCAGATGCTTTAAAACGCATATATTCCTCAATTACAGGAACGGACATACAGGCAACCGGTGTTTCTGTTATTTCCATTATTGTCGGTGTCATATCCAGCATTGCGGCCTTTTTCAAAACAAATAAGGTCAAGTCTAGTAAAATTACCGTTGGCTTTTTCGTGGCTATCGGTACTGCTGCGCTTTTATTCGGGATACTGATTCTTGCTTATCAGACGTCACTGCAAATACCTGTATGGTTTCCAGTTAATGTGACTGTAATCTTAGCCGCTGCTGTTGTGATCTTCGCGATTTTAGTTAATTTAAATCACGTCTCTGTCCACCGTTACTACCGTGACCGCCTGATGGAAACATTCATGCCCGATTTAGCAAGTATAATGACGAATGATTATAAAAGATCGCACAAGGCCGAAGAAGCGAATGAAAAAAGGCTCCATGAAGTTTTCGACAAAAAGGGAAATCCGGAGTATTTCGGTCCGTACCACATCATCAATACAAACGTGGTTCTTCCATCTTCCAAAAGAGCGATATTTCGTGGGCGCGGTGGTGACAATTTCATTATGAGTCCCCTTTATTGCGGCGGCAACGCTACGGGATGGCTCAAAACCGAGAAATACATGGGAGGAGAATTGACCCTTGCTTCCGCTATGGCAATTTCGGGAGCTGCCGTAAATCCGGATGCGGGCTGTGGTGGGGATGGAATTACGCGTCAGCCTTTATTATCAATACTCATGGGGATATTGAATCTACGTCTTGGTTACTGGGTACCCAATCCTAATCCTCACGAATCGGAAGGCGCGATCAGACCTTCCGCACCGAATTATTTTTGGCCCGGCCTGTGGGAAATTATCTTTCGTTACAGATTAAATGAGAAGGCATATTTTCTCCAGCTTACGGATGGAGGTCATTTTGAAAATCTTGCCCTGTATGAGATGATTCGCCGCAGATTAAAACTAATCATTGTTTGCGACGGCGCGGCTGACCCCCAATGCACTTTTTCCGAATTAGCCAATGCCATGCAAAAAGTGCGCACGGATTTTGGAGCTCTAATTATAATTGAAGATGAAATGCTGAAAGATCTTATGCCATCAAAGAAAATGGATCAGGTCAAAGTGGCAAAGAGGGGCTTTCTGAAGGCTAAAATAATATATGCCGACAACAGCAAGGGAAGACTGATTTATATTAATACAACGTTCTGCGAAGGACTGAGCGCCGACATCTACGGTTATAAGAGAGAACATCCTTCTTTCCCCGAAGAACCGACAAGCGATCAATTCTTCAATGAAAAACAATTCGAGGCATATCGCGAATTAGGCTATCATATTGCCTGGAGTATGATGAAGGATGATGAAGTCATAAGTGATCCAATCGTGAAAGAAGTCATGGAAATATAAATCTTCTTTTCTTGCTTGAGGGAAGGGATTGAGTAATGGTGAAATATTTCTTCTTTGTCATTCCAGTCCCGCATACGCGGGATGTTACTCCGACGGGAATCCAGTCTCTTTTAAGTCACGCTTCACCATTCACTCTTAACCCTTAAATCTTAATACTTTTTTCTTGCATTCTTTATTGAATGAAGTTATTTAAAACCTGCTTCAACAAAAGTCCCACACTATGCGGAGGGCGTCGATGATGCCTTTGGTTCCGCATGTTTCATTAAAATAAATCTGCAACTTAAGCTGGACACTGAAAGCTTATCTTTCAAGTCCTGACCCCTAAACATACAGGGATCAACAAACAAGTAACGCAGAATAAAACACCTGAAAGGAGAACAAATTATGACAGGTCAATGGATCGATGCAAGCCTCAACGGCGGCGGCCCATACGCCGCGAAATCCTACTTTTTCAAAGGCGACCAATATTTCCGATACGACTGGGCATCCGATAAGACCGAGTTTGGAACCGAACCTGTTCTGAGGGCATGGAAATTGTCCCTGGCTTTTGCGGGCGACTTTGATGCCGCGCTTGACGGCAGAGGCAAATATGCCGGTAAAGCCTATTTCTTCAAGGCCGGTGAATATGCCCGTTATGACTGGAAATCGGACAGCGGTGACGCTGGATTTCCGCAACCACTGAGTGCCTGGGGCCTCCCCGGTGATTTTGGCACTGGCATAACGTCCTGCCTCAATGGCGAAGGACCGTTTGAGGGTAAAGCCTTTTTCTTTAAAAATGATTCCTACGTCCGCTACGACTGGGCTACTGAACGTATCGATGCGGGGTATCCACAGCCTCTCAGCGCCTGGAATCTGCCGGGCGTCTTCGCTACCGGGTTTGACGCCTGTCTTAACGGACGCGGTTCTTACAAAGGAAAAGCCTATTTCTTTAAAGGCGATTCCTACTGCCGCTATGATTGGGCAACGGACAAACCGGATCAAGAGCCACGCGTCCTGCTCCGGAACTGGCCGGGCCTGCTGGAATTGTTGGCTGCCGGGCTGGCGAAGAGCGAAGCGCTCAAATGGATCTGGGCGGCACAGCCGCAAGTGACCGCCTACATGTCCTGGCTGCAAACAGGTGCGACATTTACCTTCCCGTTGCCACTGTTCGAACAGGCATTGCGGACACATTTCCATATTGATCCAGCCTGGCCGGCCAACAAGAAGCTTGGATATTTGAACACAATTGCCGCCAATTTTGCCGGCCTCACACAGGCTCTCGACAAAAGCTCGACTATCTTCAGGGCCCACTCGGACAAGGAGGCGGCTGCAAACGGATACGCGGGACCCGACGGAACAGCCAATGTCCGGGCCTACACCACCTTCAACGACAAGGTGAGCTTTACAACACTGTTTCCACAAGGATGCGGCCCTAACTGTCGTGCGGCTATTGTAGCACATGAAGTTATCCATTATGTGGATAATAATAGTGGCGCCGCTAACAATCACATTCCTGAATGGTACGAACCACCGCAAGCCGATCCGAAAATACCCAAACACTACTCGGCACAAACCGCCGATGAAGCCATTCACAACTCTTGCAGTTACGCCTCTTTCTCAGCCCATCTGTATTACGGTGATGACCGGCGGTATGGCTATGGTCGTATCATGGACTGATCGCACTGATATGAGGAGAGGTTGATAATTCACTATATAAAAAAGGAGGACCAATCAATGAATCATAATGAACAAATCGCAATGGCGGTGTGTGTCAAGATGCTTCAAATAATCAACGGGTTTGACCCGTAACGCAGGCAGCGTTGCTGTACGGGGTAAACGGTTATTCACTGACCCGGGTGTTGCTGGTTAAACAAATTTTTATAAGGACATAAAGTTGCCGCACTTCTGGTCTTATAGCCGCTACATTTTTCGCTAATCAAAAAACAAACTTAAAGGAGGTACTGTCATGGCTCTT
Encoded proteins:
- a CDS encoding CbbQ/NirQ/NorQ/GpvN family protein gives rise to the protein MDEFAKQLKVPPLDPNYFILDEDRINIDRMAKLSDKHPINILITGHQGCGKSSLVRQFASYYQRPMVTFQVGLLSEAGQLFGQQRLKDGETFYQSFLFPKAIRVPGCVIHLEEINRSENPHALNELFSVLSEERSIWIDELGMVGVAPRVIFFATMNEGVEFSGTDEMDAALKDRFYRIHLQYPPVNVEKEILVSKTGITPSLATDILNIVSKLRGNKQTPIDISIRHSLMIAELVAMGAPLRDAVIYSLQISMDILESLLLSIHVETGDTEVEPHRYERYVPPGYIPS
- a CDS encoding molybdopterin synthase sulfur carrier subunit, whose product is MSISLIVPGSLKGWIGGSEQVLCEGKTIGECIDDLESKFPGFRHRVFDEKGEINSSVMIFIDGQNLRSLNGLATPVKDGDEVSIIPFAAGG
- a CDS encoding C4-dicarboxylate ABC transporter substrate-binding protein, whose product is MKQRVVGLLCMGLIVFFIGALSQVAWGADNVKQIRNGKTVYVLKMGTLAPDGVGWAALIKDMVTPGMYKATNGQVVLDWYWGGSMGDDQDILAKLRNMQLHGGAFSGQGLVMACPELSLMELPFLFDNYDEVEYVYSKLRPRISKWFEKRGYHLILMGEQDFDQIYSTKREIKTPEDFKNSRVITWYGPLEERTLKAMGASPLPIRVPEIAASIRTGVCDAFITPALWAVGTQMYTVMKYINPIHIRYSPAGGMLTIPTWNLLPKDVQVAMDNYAMAIEKEFRQKVRASNEKSLKAMYKYGMKEVKMTPAEIDVWKKRLIPIWDEFAAKGYYSKAELEEVKGYLAEFRSKRKK
- the menA gene encoding 1,4-dihydroxy-2-naphthoate octaprenyltransferase, which gives rise to MQELVKVWWIAFRYHFVPASFLPAILGTVVAWALTGFMNQWFFLLTVLGVTLNHIALNMTDDYFDYHAAVDCPDKRNPYAGGSGTLTRGMIQHKHMRMVFTSFYLLTIIIGLYLCTVQTWWILAFGCLGMGSSYFYTAPPIRYGYRGLGEISQLINFSFTIGMGAFVVQTISFSREAFLVLLPMGFMMFAMIIINEIPDRNDDAAAGKNNLVVRFGAEKAFWLYGIAMTLAYSTILFAPLLNMASFWIYLAFVTLPWTVQAFSILSKYFNEPSLLIPANLLTIRAHHLTGILLIIAYLIQGMQNQREFQPAFFALLLLAVFYLPAAVPVLFKGNKNSQPAS